Proteins found in one Hypericibacter terrae genomic segment:
- the dnaA gene encoding chromosomal replication initiator protein DnaA, whose translation MKAIGLDSQLNAKWARVRGRLRSEYGEQAYRSWLKPLTLVGHTNGEFRIAVPTRFIRDWVMQHYSDRLRQLLAGEVNEFRAVEIVVDSARAPVDAEANQPIYVQAPPAAVAELPSPGPGADDVSAPLDPRFTFENFVVGKSNELAYAAARRVAESKTVPFNPLFLYGGVGLGKTHLMHAIAWHIKKAQPERRVIYLSAEKFMYQFIRALRHKNTMAFKEQFRSVDVLMIDDVQFISGKDSTQEEFFHTFNALVDQNRQVVISADKSPSDLEGLEERMRSRLGWGLVADIHPTTYELRLGILQNKGEQLGAEIPPKVLEFLAHKILSNVRELEGALNRIVAHATLVGRPVTLETTQEVLHDLLRANDRRVTIEEIQRKVAEHFNIKISEMQSARRARAVARPRQVAMYLAKQLTSRSLPEIGRKFGGRDHTTVMHAVRKVEELRSTDSSFSEDVDLLRRMLEA comes from the coding sequence ATGAAGGCTATCGGGCTCGACAGCCAGCTCAATGCGAAATGGGCGCGTGTCCGCGGACGGCTGCGTTCGGAATATGGCGAGCAGGCCTATCGCAGCTGGTTGAAGCCCTTGACCCTGGTCGGCCACACCAATGGCGAGTTCCGCATCGCGGTGCCGACCCGCTTCATCCGCGACTGGGTGATGCAGCATTATTCCGACCGCCTGCGCCAGCTCCTGGCCGGCGAGGTCAATGAGTTTCGCGCGGTCGAGATCGTGGTCGACAGCGCCCGCGCCCCGGTCGATGCCGAGGCGAACCAGCCGATCTATGTCCAGGCGCCGCCCGCGGCCGTGGCCGAGCTGCCCTCGCCGGGCCCGGGTGCGGACGATGTGAGCGCGCCCCTCGATCCGCGCTTCACCTTCGAGAATTTCGTCGTCGGCAAGTCGAACGAGCTGGCCTATGCCGCCGCCCGGCGCGTCGCCGAGAGCAAGACCGTGCCCTTCAACCCGCTCTTCCTCTATGGCGGGGTCGGGCTCGGCAAGACCCATCTGATGCATGCCATCGCCTGGCACATCAAGAAGGCCCAGCCTGAGCGGCGGGTGATCTATCTCTCGGCCGAGAAGTTCATGTATCAGTTCATCCGGGCGCTCCGGCACAAGAACACCATGGCCTTCAAGGAGCAGTTCCGCTCGGTCGATGTGCTGATGATCGACGACGTCCAGTTCATCAGCGGCAAGGACTCCACCCAGGAGGAGTTCTTCCATACCTTCAACGCGCTGGTGGACCAGAACCGCCAGGTCGTGATCTCCGCCGACAAGTCGCCGTCGGACCTCGAGGGCCTCGAGGAGCGGATGCGCTCGCGCCTCGGCTGGGGGCTGGTGGCCGACATCCATCCGACCACCTACGAGCTCCGGCTCGGCATCCTGCAGAACAAGGGCGAGCAGCTGGGCGCCGAGATTCCGCCCAAGGTGCTGGAGTTCCTTGCCCACAAGATCCTTTCGAACGTGCGCGAGCTCGAGGGCGCCCTCAACCGCATCGTCGCCCATGCGACCTTGGTCGGCCGCCCGGTCACGCTCGAGACCACCCAGGAAGTGCTGCATGATCTCCTGCGCGCCAACGACCGGCGCGTCACGATCGAGGAGATCCAGCGCAAGGTGGCCGAGCATTTCAACATCAAGATCTCGGAGATGCAGTCGGCCCGGCGCGCGCGCGCCGTGGCGCGGCCGCGCCAGGTCGCGATGTATCTCGCCAAGCAGCTGACCTCGCGCTCGCTGCCGGAGATCGGCCGCAAGTTCGGCGGGCGCGACCACACCACGGTCATGCACGCGGTACGCAAGGTCGAGGAGCTGCGCTCGACCGACAGCTCCTTCTCCGAGGACGTCGACCTGCTGCGTCGGATGCTCGAAGCCTGA
- the gyrB gene encoding DNA topoisomerase (ATP-hydrolyzing) subunit B — MTPEAQKITNPSPEIPTAAYDADSIKVLKGLDAVRKRPGMYIGDTDDGSGLHHMVYEVVDNAIDEALAGYCDQIFVKLNGNGSVTVSDNGRGIPVDIHKEEGVSAAEVIMTQLHAGGKFDQNSYKVSGGLHGVGVSVVNALSSILDLRIWRDGKEYSMRFRDGDPEAPLAVVGEAKGKRGTEITFTPSTATFTKTEFDIATLEHRLRELAFLNSGVRLTLVDARGVEPKTVELHYEGGIEAFVHYLDRSKTALHTPAIVMKGEREGIVVEAAMEWTDSYHETMLCFTNNIPQRDGGTHLAGFRGALTRQINQYAGDSGIAKKEKVALTGEDAREGLTCVLSVKVPDPKFSSQTKDKLVSSEVRPVVENVINEKLNQWFEEHPGEAKRIVAKVVEAAAAREAARKARELTRRKGALDMASLPGKLADCQERDPALAELFIVEGDSAGGSAKQGRNRKNQAILPLRGKILNVERARFDKMLGSQEIGTLIAALGTGIGTEEFDLSKIRYHKIIIMTDADVDGSHIRTLLLTFFYRQMPELVEKGYLYIAQPPLYRAKRGNSQRYLKDDRELEAYLIDGGLDGAILKLADGSQVAGTDLRERVERASVGRNLMQPLIRKVGSSAVVEQAAIVGALNPQLIPDQAMAAAAATAIAHRLDGLSPVTERGWVGKAETDGGLSFTRRLRGVTEYFLIDGPLIRSAEAHRLDTMAAEFQASFTKPAILVAKDKETPIAGPIELIEAIMELGKRNVAIQRYKGLGEMNPEQLWETTLDPNSRAMLQVRVSHVDEAEEVFSTLMGDLVEPRRDFIQQNALSVANLDV, encoded by the coding sequence ATGACCCCAGAAGCCCAGAAGATCACCAACCCCAGCCCCGAGATCCCGACGGCCGCCTATGACGCGGACTCGATCAAGGTGCTGAAGGGGCTCGATGCCGTGCGCAAGCGGCCGGGCATGTATATCGGCGACACCGACGACGGCTCGGGCCTGCACCACATGGTCTATGAGGTCGTGGACAACGCCATCGACGAGGCGCTGGCCGGCTATTGCGATCAGATCTTCGTCAAGCTCAACGGCAACGGCTCGGTCACGGTCTCGGACAATGGCCGCGGCATCCCCGTCGACATCCATAAGGAAGAGGGCGTCTCGGCGGCCGAGGTCATCATGACCCAGCTCCATGCCGGCGGAAAGTTCGACCAGAACTCCTACAAGGTCTCGGGCGGCCTGCATGGCGTCGGCGTGTCGGTCGTGAACGCGCTCTCCTCGATCCTCGACCTGCGGATCTGGCGCGACGGCAAGGAATATTCCATGCGCTTCCGCGACGGCGATCCGGAGGCGCCGCTGGCGGTCGTCGGCGAGGCCAAGGGCAAGCGCGGCACCGAGATCACCTTCACGCCCTCGACCGCGACCTTCACCAAGACCGAGTTCGACATCGCCACGCTCGAGCATCGCCTGCGCGAGCTGGCTTTCCTCAATTCCGGCGTGCGCCTGACCCTGGTCGATGCGCGCGGCGTCGAGCCCAAGACGGTCGAGCTCCATTATGAGGGCGGCATCGAGGCCTTCGTGCATTATCTCGACCGCAGCAAGACGGCGCTCCATACGCCCGCGATCGTCATGAAGGGCGAGCGCGAGGGCATCGTGGTCGAGGCAGCCATGGAATGGACCGACAGCTACCACGAGACCATGCTCTGCTTCACCAACAACATCCCGCAGCGCGACGGCGGCACGCATCTCGCGGGCTTCCGCGGCGCGCTGACGCGCCAGATCAACCAGTATGCGGGCGACAGCGGCATCGCCAAGAAGGAGAAGGTGGCGCTGACGGGCGAGGATGCGCGCGAGGGCCTGACCTGCGTGCTCTCGGTCAAGGTGCCCGATCCGAAGTTCTCGTCGCAGACCAAGGACAAGCTGGTCTCCTCCGAGGTCCGGCCGGTGGTCGAGAACGTCATCAACGAGAAGCTGAACCAGTGGTTCGAGGAGCATCCGGGCGAGGCCAAGCGCATCGTCGCCAAGGTGGTCGAGGCCGCGGCCGCGCGCGAAGCGGCGCGCAAGGCCCGCGAGCTGACGCGGCGCAAGGGCGCACTCGACATGGCCTCGCTGCCGGGCAAGCTCGCCGACTGCCAGGAGCGCGATCCGGCGCTGGCCGAGCTCTTCATCGTCGAGGGCGATTCGGCCGGCGGCTCGGCCAAGCAGGGCCGCAACCGGAAGAACCAGGCGATTCTGCCCCTGCGCGGCAAGATCCTCAATGTCGAGCGCGCGCGCTTCGACAAGATGCTGGGCTCGCAGGAGATCGGCACCCTGATCGCGGCGCTCGGCACCGGCATCGGCACCGAGGAGTTCGACCTCTCCAAGATCCGCTACCACAAGATCATCATCATGACCGACGCGGATGTGGACGGCTCGCATATCCGCACGCTGCTCCTGACCTTCTTCTATCGGCAGATGCCGGAGCTGGTGGAGAAGGGCTATCTCTACATCGCCCAGCCGCCGCTCTACCGCGCCAAGCGCGGCAACTCGCAGCGCTATCTCAAGGACGACCGCGAGCTCGAGGCCTATCTGATCGATGGCGGGCTCGACGGCGCGATCCTCAAGCTCGCCGACGGCAGCCAGGTGGCGGGCACGGATCTGCGCGAGCGGGTCGAGCGCGCTAGCGTCGGGCGCAACCTGATGCAGCCGCTGATCCGCAAGGTGGGCAGCAGTGCGGTGGTGGAGCAGGCGGCGATCGTCGGCGCCCTCAACCCGCAGCTCATTCCCGACCAGGCGATGGCGGCCGCGGCCGCCACGGCGATCGCGCACCGGCTCGACGGGCTCTCGCCCGTGACCGAGCGCGGCTGGGTCGGCAAGGCCGAGACCGATGGCGGCTTGTCCTTCACGCGGCGCCTGCGCGGCGTCACCGAATATTTCCTGATCGACGGCCCGTTGATCCGCAGCGCCGAGGCCCATCGCCTCGACACCATGGCGGCCGAGTTCCAGGCGAGCTTCACCAAGCCCGCCATCCTGGTCGCCAAGGACAAGGAGACGCCGATCGCGGGTCCGATCGAGCTGATCGAGGCAATCATGGAGCTCGGCAAGCGCAACGTCGCGATCCAGCGCTACAAAGGGCTGGGCGAGATGAACCCGGAGCAGCTCTGGGAAACCACGCTCGATCCCAACAGCCGCGCCATGCTGCAGGTCCGCGTCAGCCATGTCGACGAGGCCGAGGAGGTGTTCTCGACCCTGATGGGCGACCTGGTCGAGCCGCGCCGCGACTTCATCCAGCAGAACGCGCTGTCGGTGGCGAACCTGGACGTCTAA
- the dnaN gene encoding DNA polymerase III subunit beta produces MKLTIERGALLRSLGHVQSVVERRNTIPILSNILIEGAKDALHVTATDMDLSIVERTAASVGQAGATTVPAHTLYDIVRKLPEGAQVEIDGSSDAGQLALRAGRARFSLATLPREDYPAVNVGELPHRFHIPAEEMRTLIDRTSFAISTEETRYYLNGIYVHAHTQGKTKSLRAVATDGHRLARVELGLPQGAGEMPGVIVPRKAVAELRKLIEELDGAIEVALSDTRISFAFADVLLTSKLIDGSFPDYHRVIPTGNDKMLTVDRKSFMEAVDLVATISSEKSRAVKLALKEGHLTLSASSPENGTATEELEAAYEGQPIEIGFNSRYLIDILRQIQGDNAEIALADAASPTLMKDPANGTALYVLMPMRV; encoded by the coding sequence ATGAAACTGACCATCGAACGTGGTGCCCTTCTCCGGTCCCTCGGCCACGTGCAGAGCGTCGTCGAACGGCGCAACACCATCCCGATCCTCTCGAACATTCTGATCGAGGGCGCGAAGGACGCGTTGCATGTGACCGCGACCGACATGGATCTCAGCATCGTCGAGCGCACCGCGGCTTCGGTGGGCCAGGCGGGCGCCACCACGGTGCCGGCCCATACGCTCTACGACATCGTCCGCAAGCTGCCCGAAGGGGCGCAGGTCGAGATCGACGGGTCGAGCGATGCGGGCCAGCTGGCCCTGCGCGCGGGCCGCGCCCGCTTCTCGCTCGCGACCCTGCCGCGCGAGGATTATCCCGCGGTCAATGTCGGCGAGCTGCCGCACCGCTTCCATATTCCGGCCGAGGAGATGCGCACCCTCATCGATCGCACCAGCTTCGCGATCTCGACCGAGGAGACGCGCTACTACCTCAACGGCATCTATGTGCACGCCCATACGCAGGGCAAGACCAAGTCCTTGCGCGCCGTTGCAACCGACGGTCACCGCCTGGCGCGGGTCGAGCTTGGCCTGCCGCAGGGAGCGGGCGAGATGCCGGGCGTCATCGTGCCGCGCAAGGCCGTGGCCGAACTGCGCAAGCTGATCGAGGAGCTCGACGGTGCCATCGAGGTGGCGCTCTCCGACACGCGCATCAGCTTCGCCTTCGCCGATGTGCTCCTGACCTCGAAGCTGATCGACGGCAGCTTCCCCGACTATCACCGCGTGATTCCAACCGGCAACGACAAGATGCTCACGGTCGACCGCAAGAGCTTCATGGAGGCGGTCGATCTGGTCGCCACCATCTCGAGCGAGAAATCGCGCGCGGTGAAGCTGGCGCTCAAGGAAGGCCATCTGACGCTGTCGGCCTCGAGCCCGGAGAACGGCACCGCGACCGAGGAGCTCGAGGCGGCCTATGAGGGCCAGCCGATCGAGATCGGCTTCAATTCGCGCTATCTGATCGACATCCTGCGCCAGATCCAGGGCGACAACGCCGAGATCGCGCTGGCCGATGCGGCCTCGCCCACGCTCATGAAGGATCCGGCCAACGGCACGGCGCTCTATGTGCTGATGCCGATGCGCGTCTGA
- the recF gene encoding DNA replication/repair protein RecF (All proteins in this family for which functions are known are DNA-binding proteins that assist the filamentation of RecA onto DNA for the initiation of recombination or recombinational repair.) has translation MAAHLTRIALAEFRCYREVVLEIDARPVVLAGPNGAGKTNLLEAISFLAPGRGLRRAKLTEIERRPVDEPARTASTAWAVAARLMSGAGPETEIGTGRDPAAAEGVSERRVVKIDGAFQKSQSALAERLALVWLTPQMDRLFLDGAGDRRRFLDRLVYGFDPAHASRVSAYEQAMRERARLLTNGAWSGQGAWLDGLEAQMAELGVAVAAARRDLVARLRAAAADGFGPFPGAALALMGIVDDALAAMPALAAEDSLKARLAETRGLDAQSGGASVGPHKSDLAVTHLGRGRRAADCSTGEQKALLLAIVLAYARALTEARGHAPLILLDEVAAHLDRARRRALFEAILATGAQAWLTGTDLETFAELGDAARFVAVEEGRLRPLASASPM, from the coding sequence GTGGCGGCGCATCTGACGCGCATCGCGCTGGCCGAGTTCCGCTGCTATCGCGAGGTCGTGCTCGAGATCGACGCGCGGCCGGTGGTGCTGGCGGGCCCCAACGGCGCCGGCAAGACCAACCTGCTCGAGGCGATCTCGTTCCTGGCGCCGGGCCGGGGCCTGCGCCGCGCGAAACTGACCGAGATCGAACGCCGTCCGGTGGACGAGCCCGCGAGGACCGCAAGCACTGCCTGGGCCGTGGCGGCGCGGCTGATGAGCGGGGCGGGCCCCGAGACCGAGATCGGCACCGGCCGCGATCCGGCAGCAGCCGAGGGCGTTTCCGAGCGCCGGGTGGTGAAGATCGACGGCGCCTTCCAGAAGAGCCAGAGCGCTCTGGCCGAGCGGCTGGCGCTGGTCTGGCTGACGCCGCAGATGGATCGCCTGTTCCTCGACGGCGCCGGCGACCGAAGGCGCTTCCTCGACCGGCTGGTCTATGGCTTCGATCCGGCCCATGCCAGCCGCGTCTCGGCCTATGAGCAGGCAATGCGCGAGCGCGCGCGGCTGCTGACGAACGGCGCCTGGTCCGGACAGGGCGCCTGGCTCGACGGGCTCGAGGCGCAGATGGCCGAGCTCGGCGTCGCGGTGGCGGCGGCCCGGCGCGATCTGGTGGCGCGGCTGCGTGCGGCGGCGGCCGATGGCTTCGGTCCCTTCCCCGGTGCCGCCCTGGCGCTCATGGGCATCGTCGATGACGCGCTGGCGGCCATGCCCGCGCTCGCGGCCGAGGACAGCCTCAAGGCGCGCCTCGCCGAGACGCGCGGCCTCGATGCGCAGAGCGGCGGGGCCTCGGTGGGCCCGCATAAGAGCGATCTCGCCGTGACCCATCTCGGCCGCGGCCGGCGTGCGGCCGACTGCTCGACCGGCGAACAGAAGGCGCTGCTGCTGGCGATCGTGCTGGCCTATGCGCGGGCGCTGACCGAGGCGCGCGGCCATGCGCCGCTGATCCTGCTCGACGAGGTCGCGGCCCATCTCGACCGGGCCCGCCGGCGGGCCCTGTTCGAGGCGATCCTGGCGACCGGCGCGCAGGCCTGGCTCACCGGCACCGATCTCGAAACCTTTGCCGAGCTGGGCGATGCCGCCCGGTTCGTCGCGGTCGAGGAGGGGCGTCTGCGACCCCTCGCGAGTGCGAGCCCGATGTGA
- a CDS encoding substrate-binding periplasmic protein, translating into MPSASSPWAPATALAFLLGAFSPAAAQQPAAYGCDRPIHLAYAEFGLLYHAGIGIDPDLIEELGQRTGCRFETEVKPRDQTYQGLEAGTVDMTNSGIRTEARREFAYFIPYLGWKNAVVTTPGIAAIATSFDAIVTHADWRIGVVRGYVNGPYYDFRLRIAAAEGRVISYPDQEAVYGALKRGEVQAIVSSALNYDFFMASPADRGTFVLEAFDSAPVLQYNMIFSVKRFTVAQIDAWCRLFEQMRLDGTLARIYRKWLSAEDTEDILQ; encoded by the coding sequence ATGCCTTCCGCTTCATCTCCATGGGCGCCGGCAACGGCGCTGGCCTTTCTTCTGGGTGCCTTCAGCCCCGCCGCCGCGCAACAGCCGGCGGCCTATGGTTGCGACCGGCCGATTCATCTCGCCTATGCGGAATTCGGCCTGCTCTACCATGCGGGCATCGGCATCGATCCCGACCTGATCGAGGAACTGGGACAGCGGACCGGATGCCGGTTCGAAACCGAGGTCAAGCCGCGCGACCAGACCTATCAGGGGCTCGAGGCCGGCACCGTCGACATGACCAACAGCGGCATCCGGACCGAGGCAAGACGCGAGTTCGCCTACTTCATTCCCTATCTCGGCTGGAAGAACGCGGTGGTCACCACACCCGGGATCGCCGCGATTGCCACGTCCTTCGACGCGATCGTGACCCACGCCGACTGGCGCATCGGTGTGGTCAGAGGCTATGTCAACGGCCCCTACTACGATTTCCGCCTGCGGATCGCGGCTGCCGAAGGGCGGGTGATTTCCTATCCGGATCAGGAAGCGGTCTACGGCGCCCTCAAGCGGGGCGAGGTCCAGGCAATCGTTTCGTCCGCCCTCAACTACGATTTCTTCATGGCGAGTCCCGCCGACCGGGGGACGTTCGTCCTGGAGGCGTTCGATTCAGCGCCCGTCCTCCAATACAACATGATCTTCAGTGTGAAACGCTTCACCGTCGCCCAGATCGATGCCTGGTGCCGGCTCTTCGAGCAGATGCGGCTCGACGGCACGCTGGCGCGCATCTATCGCAAATGGTTGTCCGCCGAAGACACCGAGGACATTCTTCAGTAG